In Myxococcales bacterium, the DNA window GTGCGCCTCGGGCCCGCCCCCTACGTGACCGACGAGGAGCTCGATCGGGGAGTGTCCGTGTTTGTCTCACATGCACGCCAAGCCGGGCGATGAGCGCGCGTACTTGGCGGCGTCCATCGTGAATCGAACGCGCACGATCGTCGTCGGAGCCTGATACGCTCTCCGCAAATCTCGGACGAGGGAGGCCTTATGAACATCGACAAGAAGCGCTTTTTGGCCCTGACGGGCGTCATCGCGGCCGCGAGCGGCATCGCCACCATGCAGGCGTGCACGCTCACCGTGAACGGGGGCGACCCCGACGGCGCGGCCCCCATCCCCACCGTCGACTCGAGCTCTCAAGATCCGGACGGCAGCGTGCCCGTCGACTCGTCCTCGCCCGACACGTCGACCAGCGACGCCACCACGGCCGACGCCGCCGACGGGGCCACCTGCCTCGGCGACGACAAGATGCTGAACCCGCCGTGCGCCTCGTTCGTGAACGAAGCGGGCACGACGTGCGCGGGCTCGCCAGCCGGCCAGTCGTACTGCCCGGCCACCAAGGCCCACTTCGTGAACGGTGTCTCGCGCGAGATCATGGAGTGTCTCAAGCTCGCGCCCACGTGCGAGGCCGCACCGAACCCGCTCGAGAGCTGCACCTACAAGGCGCTCGACCGCGCGTGTACCCTGCCGGCGGCCAAGGCCCCCTGCCAGCAGGCGCTCACGAACTGCATGCAGTCGGGCGTCACCCCGACCATCGACCAAGCGAAGTGCGAGCGGTACTACTCGGGCCTCAGCCCGCAGGGCCAGCTCGGGTTCCAGAGCTGCACGTCCGAGGGCTGCGGCCTCATCGAGACCTCGTTCTGTTTCCTCCCGGGGCAGTGAGCCTGGCCGCGCGGTGAGCCGACCCATCCTCGTTCCGGCGCCGCCCGCGTGGGCGAGGGACGTCCTCACCGTGGGCGTCACCGGCACCAACGGCAAGAGCACGACCACCACGTGGATCGCCGCGGCCCTCCGCTCGCTCGGGGGGCCCGTGGTGCGTGCCACGACGCTCGGCTTTTTCCTCGACGACGACGAGCTCGGCCTTGAAAAGTCCTACGACGGCTTCGTCGAGGCGATGCGGCGAGGCCACGCGAAGGGCGCACGTCATGCCGCGATCGAGCTGACGAGCGAGGCGCTCGCGCGCGGGTTCGCGAAGGCATGGCCGTGCCGCGTCGCGGTGTTCACGAACCTCACCCACGACCACCTCGACGCACACGGCTCGCCCGAGCACTATTTGGCGAGCAAAGCCCAGCTCTTCGTGGGGCTTTCGCCTGGGGACACGGCGATCTTGAACGCGCACGACGAGGCTTCTGCGCTCTTGGCCGAGGTGATCCCCGAAGGCGTGCGCAAGATCACCTACGGGGTGCCCACGCGCGGCGAGCCGTGTCTCCCGGTCGACGTGAGCGCCGGCGAGGTCACCCTCGACTGGGACGGCACGACCGTCTCGGTCACGGCCTTTGGCGAGGCGTGCTCCCTCCGCGTGCGCGCCGTCGGCGCCATCAACGCCGAGAACGCCCTCGCGGCTTGGCTCGGCGCGGAGGCCGCCGGTGTGCCTCGCGCGCAGGTGCTCGAGGCGCTCGCGTCGGTGCCCGCGCCGCCCGGTCGCTTCGAGGTCGTGCACCGCGAGCCGTTCGTCGTGGTCGACTACGCCCACACCCCCGACGCCCTCGCGCGGACCCTCGCCACGGCGCGCACGCTCGCCGATCTCCGGCCGGGCGCGCGCGTCACCGTCGTGTTCGGCGCGGGCGGCAAGC includes these proteins:
- the murE gene encoding UDP-N-acetylmuramyl-tripeptide synthetase gives rise to the protein MSRPILVPAPPAWARDVLTVGVTGTNGKSTTTTWIAAALRSLGGPVVRATTLGFFLDDDELGLEKSYDGFVEAMRRGHAKGARHAAIELTSEALARGFAKAWPCRVAVFTNLTHDHLDAHGSPEHYLASKAQLFVGLSPGDTAILNAHDEASALLAEVIPEGVRKITYGVPTRGEPCLPVDVSAGEVTLDWDGTTVSVTAFGEACSLRVRAVGAINAENALAAWLGAEAAGVPRAQVLEALASVPAPPGRFEVVHREPFVVVDYAHTPDALARTLATARTLADLRPGARVTVVFGAGGKRDVQKREPMGRAASVADTVVLTSDNPRDEDPADIAREIARGLEGHPRVETRLDRRDAITWAVRGASRDDVVVLAGMGHEREQERGGLRVPFVDADVALEALR